Proteins encoded in a region of the Neodiprion lecontei isolate iyNeoLeco1 chromosome 5, iyNeoLeco1.1, whole genome shotgun sequence genome:
- the LOC107217228 gene encoding uncharacterized protein LOC107217228, with the protein MASTMARGPILPESGDADSDGSSGEDRDTLKRPHGDADSAGAKKRRKQSTPVRFPATLISDDREEESEEEGAAEDSEGKPTVDRIHQTSKDENLNNEFRCQYCSQLFDSKQMLNHHLNSKHNLSTFSWQNTQRSPVHSHIEIKQESNTHQEQPESPVNLSGIGIKNFAATWLSGHVQSQPHQIQLQSQTDDWPPPGSTGSLSSISNHLQALPFPGALAQYLPLPNFSLTDASQVPNRPPIGPAPVRIFNPDAYCDLCNKEFCNKYFLKTHKANKHGIYVDTPGQTPQLKLESPTVSMPPAQAVLQAPPSLNAVCEICQKKFKNEESVRKHKQKVHNSDGTEGSDVQMLPPQTVEDEKDTSHHSLSPGAMEGLFKQEFGVEQEDTTFMPAPRHLSPQSIQQAKDSGFNADRLKRLGVINPEAFCEVCCKEYCNKYFLRTHKMKRHGIVVQDNDKSPSNPGAAATWHHVQTSPLNLIVGETSGNSSESGDRSGEDYECKPCGIRFQTIGLHQAHRQKMHDSEEQGSPKNENDADTTDQKADSISEDLRKLQTMILQLNGLEFGRGAPCPICGKDYDSRQALRNHMAMEHDAIVDETVSSPLQGTEKSPTPNSSTALNSALCDKEFPSQEALRKHISEDHQPSTSASVPLPSALPTTSATMTSTTPTAPTPERRAPVLIMPTSSYCEICNKELCNKYFMKTHMHRMHGIEIENGAQIGGVICNICNKELCSKYFLRVHKHNTHGIIEEGMPSTSNSAKQADTDTNNSEDPALKPEQVGDLSHRYFTHFTEVCPICSRRFRSTKWLKAHLLSDHGKAGIEKWRELEQQYQSGPRGGRTPGPSRVSHPNPSLKIPNGIDLAPHMKTGDYSGLGNQVLSTLFGSTEDQPLKSYRCSYCTFTTPVLAFLFVHERSHTSPQSGTSIEGEQTLQCPVCLQGFSQPELLQHHLLTQHQFSGLIPSFQPQLFSNSRPESSSEKDSESKDRTDLDSKDDLKQVSPHTSAGLSSNGLPKGQRPEDATAVQVTPQGAYKCAQCGYATANLNRIKKHIRKDHRTVTADQSESVIGELTRTLRDVASKQKIPASYAMPQDMNSSPEKTVMQPFLIEESEAVHGTSDTASSEKKFGPALVYLPVRTRISAPLTLSFNLSPA; encoded by the exons ATGGCGTCGACGATGGCTCGAGGCCCTATACTTCCGGAATCCGGTGACGCGGACAGCGATGGATCAAGCGGCGAAGACAGGGATACGTTGAAGCGTCCTCACGGCGACGCCGACTCCGCTGGCGCGAAGAAGCGGCGCAAGCAGTCAACGCCGGTTCGATTTCCAGCCACGTTGATCAGCGATGATCGGGAAGAGGAGTCGGAGGAAGAGGGTGCTGCGGAAGACAGCGAAGGTAAGCCAACGGTCGACCGGATCCATCAGACGTCAAAAGACGAAAACTTGAATAACGAATTCCGCTGCCAATATTGTAGTCAATTGTTTGATAGTAAACAAATGCTTAATCATCACTTGAACAGTAAACATAACCTCTCCACTTTTTCGTGGCAGAATACGCAGCGTTCGCCGGTTCACTCGCATATTGAAATAAAGCAGGAATCTAATACACATCAGGAGCAGCCTGAAAGTCCTGTCAATCTGTCAGGAATCGGTATCAAAAATTTCGCGGCAACGTGGTTGTCGGGTCACGTTCAATCGCAGCCACACCAGATTCAGTTGCAATCCCAAACCGACGATTGGCCACCTCCGGGTTCGACTGGTTCCCTGTCCTCGATATCCAATCACCTCCAAGCGCTACCTTTCCCCGGTGCATTGGCTCAGTATCTTCCATTGCCAAACTTTTCCTTAACCGACGCGAGCCAGGTTCCTAACAGACCGCCAATAGGACCTGCGCCCGTCAGGATATTCAATCCGGACGCTTACTGCGACCTCTGCAACAAAGAATTTTGTAACAAGTATTTCTTGAAAACACACAAAGCCAACAAGCACGGGATCTACGTAGACACTCCGGGGCAAACG CCACAGCTCAAACTGGAATCACCAACCGTTTCGATGCCTCCGGCGCAGGCTGTTCTGCAAGCGCCACCGAGCTTAAACGCGGTCTGTGAAATCTGTCAGAAGAAATTCAAGAACGAGGAGTCTGTGAGGAAACACAAGCAGAAGGTGCATAACAGCGACGGAACCGAAGGGAGTGACGTGCAAATGCTTCCTCCGCAAACTGTCGAAGATGAGAAGGACACTTCGCATCACAGCTTGAGCCCAGGTGCAATGGAAGGACTATTCAAGCAGGAATTTGGAGTTGAACAGGAGGACACGACCTTTATGCCAGCGCCGAGGCATCTCTCTCCGCAGTCGATTCAGCAAGCCAAGGATTCCGGTTTCAACGCCGATCGCCTCAAGAGACTGGGCGTTATAAATCCCGAGGCTTTTTGCGAGGTGTGCTGCAAGGAATACTGCAACAAGTACTTTCTACGTACACACAAAATGAAGAGACACGGCATCGTCGTTCAAGACAATGACAAATCGCCGAGTAATCCTGGAGCGGCTGCGACGTGGCATCACGTGCAGACCAGCCCGTTGAATCTGATCGTAGGAGAAACCAGCGGCAACAGTTCAGAATCCGGCGATCGTTCCGGCGAAGATTACGAGTGCAAGCCTTGCGGCATTCGTTTTCAGACAATAGGATTGCATCAGGCGCATCGTCAGAAGATGCACGATTCCGAGGAGCAGGGTTCGCCGAAGAACGAGAATGACGCCGACACGACGGACCAAAAGGCCGATTCCATAAGCGAAGATCTTCGAAAGCTTCAAACCATGATACTGCAATTGAATGGCTTGGAGTTTGGCCGAGGCGCACCGTGTCCGATTTGTGGAAAGGATTACGACAGCAGACAAGCTCTGAGGAACCATATGGCGATGGAACATGACGCTATAGTCGACGAGACTGTTTCGTCGCCTTTGCAAGGAACCGAGAAGTCACCGACACCGAACAGCAGTACTGCCCTGAACAGTGCATTATGCGATAAAGAATTCCCTAGTCAAGAAGCGCTGCGAAAACACATTTCCGAAGATCACCAACCCTCGACGTCAGCCTCGGTGCCATTGCCGAGCGCGTTGCCGACCACCTCGGCAACGATGACGTCGACAACGCCAACAGCTCCAACTCCGGAACGCAGGGCTCCAGTTTTGATAATGCCCACGTCGAGCTACTGCGAGATATGCAACAAGGAACTATGCAACAAATACTTCATGAAGACACACATGCACCGGATGCACGGTATCGAGATAGAAAACGGAGCTCAGATCGGTGGCGTCATATGCAATATATGCAACAAGGAACTTTGCAGCAAGTATTTCCTACGTGTTCACAAGCACAACACACACGGCATCATCGAGGAAGGCATGCCGTCGACTAGCAACTCCGCTAAACAGGCAGACACCGACACGAACAACAGCGAAGACCCCGCCCTGAAGCCGGAGCAAGTCGGCGACTTGAGCCATCGTTACTTCACCCACTTCACGGAGGTCTGTCCAATTTGCAGCAGGAGATTCAGAAGCACCAAGTGGCTGAAGGCACATCTGCTCAGCGATCACGGGAAGGCGGGAATCGAAAAGTGGCGAGAATTGGAGCAACAGTATCAGTCAGGACCTCGAGGCGGAAGGACACCTGGACCGTCGAGAGTCTCGCATCCAAATCCAAGTCTGAAAATACCCAACGGTATAGACTTGGCGCCGCACATGAAGACGGGGGACTACAGCGGGTTGGGAAATCAGGTTTTATCGACTCTCTTCGGGTCGACCGAAGACCAGCCGCTGAAGAGTTATCGTTGCTCGTACTGCACTTTCACGACGCCGGTCCTCGCCTTTCTCTTCGTCCACGAAAGATCGCACACGAGTCCTCAGAGCGGGACCAGCATAGAAGGCGAGCAAACGCTGCAGTGTCCCGTATGTCTGCAGGGTTTCTCTCAGCCCGAATTGCTCCAGCATCACTTACTCACTCAGCACCAATTTTCCGGGCTAATTCCATCCTTTCAACCGCAGTTATTCAGCAATTCAAGGCCCGAATCGTCCTCTGAAAAAGACAGCGAGTCCAAAGACCGCACCGATCTGGATTCGAAGGACGACTTGAAGCAGGTGAGTCCTCACACCTCGGCCGGTCTTTCTTCGAACGGTCTTCCGAAGGGTCAAAGACCGGAGGACGCTACCGCGGTACAAGTTACGCCCCAGGGGGCTTACAAATGTGCTCAGTGTGGCTACGCGACAGCGAATTTGAACAGGATCAAAAAACACATAAGAAAAGACCACCGAACGGTAACCGCCGACCAATCGGAAAGCGTGATTGGTGAGTTGACGCGCACCTTGAGAGACGTTGCGAGCAAGCAAAAGATCCCGGCCAGCTATGCCATGCCCCAAGACATGAATTCCAGCCCCGAGAAGACCGTGATGCAACCGTTTCTCATAGAGGAGTCAGAGGCTGTCCATGGTACCTCGGATACCGCAAGCTCGGAGAAGAAATTCGGTCCCGCACTTGTCTACCTGCCAGTTAGGACGCGCATAAGCGCGCCCTTGACGCTGTCCTTTAACCTTAGCCCTGCCTGA